In the Danio rerio strain Tuebingen ecotype United States chromosome 8, GRCz12tu, whole genome shotgun sequence genome, one interval contains:
- the slc44a5b gene encoding choline transporter-like protein 5 isoform X1 — protein MTRPKGGYYKGELGEPHKFDPTFRGPVHKRGCTDVLCCVIFVIVILGYIVLGTVAWMHGDPRKVVYPTDSYGQFCGQQETPNANKAILFYFNILQCANPSVLINLQCPTTQLCVSKCPDRFATYIDMQYSYRRNKGSWEYYKQFCKPGFNNPDKPISQVLRDEDCPSMIVPSRPFLQRCFPDFITRNGTLTVANQTSFKDGHGKIRSVVDLRDAAKQERTVLSGKVTAMQQGTESGITSLLDAKEVGTKIFEDYASSWFWILIGLVISMLVSLVFILLLRFTAGVLFWLVIFGVIAAVGYGIWHCYWEYSSLKGKPDSDVTISDIGFQTDFRVYLQLSQTWLIFMTSLAVIEAIIILVLIFLRNRVRIAIALLKEGSKAIGCIMSTLFYPIITFLLLALCIAYWAVTAVFLASSGEAVYKVMSTLPDCKYTNLTCDPETFSQSNVTKLCPGSQCTFAFYGGESLYHRYIFVLQLCNLLVFLWLVNFTIALGQCTLAGAFAAYYWALRKPADIPPCPLASSFGRALRYHTGSLAFGALILSIVQFIRIILEYLDHKLKGAHNAFTRFLLCCLKCCFWCLEHFIKFMNRNAYIMISIYGKNFCTSARDAFFLLMRNVMRVAVLDKVTDFLLFLGKLLISGSVGVLAFFFFTRQIPVIQEEVPSLNYYWVPLLTVIFGSYMIAHGFFNVYAMCVDTLFLCFLLDLEKNDGSATRPYYMCSSLRAILNKKNQKRPKETKRGRKQKKEQPKSRH, from the exons ATGACCCGACCGAAAGGAGGATACTACAAAGGAGAATTGG GGGAGCCACACAAATTTGACCCCACATTCAGAGGACCTGTTCATAAAAG GGGCTGCACAGACGTGCTTTGCTGCGTGATCTTCGTCATCGTCATCCTCGGCTACATCGTTCTGGGAACAGTGG CATGGATGCATGGAGACCCCCGGAAAGTGGTCTACCCAACAGACAGCTATGGGCAATTCTGTGGTCAGCAGGAGACTCCTAATGC AAATAAAGCCATATTATTTTACTTCAATATTTTACAATGTGCCAATCCTTCAGTCCTCATTAACCTCCAGTGCCCTACAACTCAG CTGTGTGTATCCAAGTGCCCAGACAGATTTGCCACATACATTGACATGCAATACAGCTACAGACGCAATAAGGGCTCCTGGGAATACTACAAGCAATTCTGCAAGCCGGGCTTCAACAACCCTGATAAG CCGATTTCTCAGGTACTCCGGGATGAAGATTGTCCCTCAATGATTGTGCCAAGCAGACCAT TTCTCCAGAGGTGCTTTCCTGATTTCATCACCAGAAATGGGACGTTAACTGTTGCCAACCAAACAAGCTTCAAAGATGGACATGGTAAAATCAGAAGCGTCGTCGACCTAAGAGATGCAGCCAA GCAGGAGAGGACAGTTTTATCTGG CAAAGTTACGGCCATGCAGCAAGGAACAGAAAG TGGCATCACCAGCTTGTTGGATGCGAAGGAAGTGGGCACCAAGATCTTTGAGGATTACGCCAGCTCGTGGTTTTGGATTCTAAT CGGTCTGGTGATCAGTATGCTGGTCAGCCTGGTCTTTATTCTGCTGCTGAGGTTTACCGCTGGCGTTCTCTTCTGGTTGGTTATCTTTGGAGTCATCGCGGCTGTGGGATATG GAATATGGCATTGTTACTGGGAGTACAGTTCACTTAAGGGAAAACCGGATTCAGATGTCACCATCTCAGACATTGGATTCCAGACTGACTTCCGGGTTTACCTGCAGTTGAGCCAAACCTGGCTTATATTCA TGACCTCCTTGGCTGTCATTGAAGCCATCATCATCTTAGTGCTGATATTCCTAAGGAACAGAGTTCGCATTGCCATTGCTCTTCTGAAAGAGGGCAGCAA GGCGATTGGCTGCATCATGTCAACACTCTTCTATCCCATCATCACCTTCCTGCTGCTGGCTCTCTGTATTGCATACTGGGCTGTTACAGCTGT TTTCCTGGCATCGTCTGGTGAGGCCGTATACAAAGTAATGTCAACACTACCCGACTGCAAATACACAAACCTCACCTGTGACCCAGAG ACCTTCAGCCAATCAAATGTGACTAAACTGTGTCCGGGCTCTCAATGCACATTTGCTTTCTATGGTGGGGAGAGTCTGTACCACCGCTACATCTTTGTGCTCCAGCTCTGCAATTTGCTGGTCTTCCTGTGGCTGGTGAATTTCACCATCGCTCTTGGCCAGTGCACCCTTGCTGGGGCTTTTGCCGCATATTACTGGGCCTTGAGGAAGCCGGCAGACATCCCACCATGCCCTTTGGCTTCATCATTTGGCAGGGCTTTAAG GTATCACACAGGCTCTCTGGCATTTGGAGCTTTGATTCTGTCCATTGTCCAGTTCATCCGGATTATTCTGGAGTATCTCGACCACAAACTGAAAG GTGCTCACAACGCATTCACACGCTTCCTGCTGTGCTGTCTCAAATGCTGTTTCTGGTGCCTCGAGCACTTCATCAAGTTCATGAACAGGAATGCTTACATTATG atttcaatATATGGGAAGAATTTCTGTACTTCAGCGAGAGATGCTTTCTTCCTGTTAATGAGGAATGTCATGAG AGTTGCTGTTCTGGACAAGGTGACTGATTTCCTGCTGTTTTTGGGCAAACTGTTGATCTCAGGGAGTGTGG GTGTCCTTGCATTCTTTTTCTTCACCCGCCAAATACCAGTAATCCAGGAAGAAGTGCCGTCATTAAATTACTATTGGGTCCCTCTACTG ACTGTGATATTTGGATCATATATGATTGCGCATGGATTCTTTAACGTCTATGCCATGTGTGTCGATACACTGTTCCTCTGCTTCT
- the slc44a5b gene encoding choline transporter-like protein 5 isoform X7 yields MTRPKGGYYKGELGEPHKFDPTFRGPVHKRGCTDVLCCVIFVIVILGYIVLGTVAWMHGDPRKVVYPTDSYGQFCGQQETPNANKAILFYFNILQCANPSVLINLQCPTTQLCVSKCPDRFATYIDMQYSYRRNKGSWEYYKQFCKPGFNNPDKPISQVLRDEDCPSMIVPSRPFLQRCFPDFITRNGTLTVANQTSFKDGHGKIRSVVDLRDAAKQERTVLSGKVTAMQQGTESGITSLLDAKEVGTKIFEDYASSWFWILIGLVISMLVSLVFILLLRFTAGVLFWLVIFGVIAAVGYGIWHCYWEYSSLKGKPDSDVTISDIGFQTDFRVYLQLSQTWLIFMTSLAVIEAIIILVLIFLRNRVRIAIALLKEGSKAIGCIMSTLFYPIITFLLLALCIAYWAVTAVFLASSGEAVYKVMSTLPDCKYTNLTCDPETFSQSNVTKLCPGSQCTFAFYGGESLYHRYIFVLQLCNLLVFLWLVNFTIALGQCTLAGAFAAYYWALRKPADIPPCPLASSFGRALRYHTGSLAFGALILSIVQFIRIILEYLDHKLKGAHNAFTRFLLCCLKCCFWCLEHFIKFMNRNAYIMISIYGKNFCTSARDAFFLLMRNVMRVAVLDKVTDFLLFLGKLLISGSVGVLAFFFFTRQIPVIQEEVPSLNYYWVPLLTVIFGSYMIAHGFFNVYAMCVDTLFLCFCEDLERNDGSPSKPYYMPPGLHRILNKSEQAGKKYAVS; encoded by the exons ATGACCCGACCGAAAGGAGGATACTACAAAGGAGAATTGG GGGAGCCACACAAATTTGACCCCACATTCAGAGGACCTGTTCATAAAAG GGGCTGCACAGACGTGCTTTGCTGCGTGATCTTCGTCATCGTCATCCTCGGCTACATCGTTCTGGGAACAGTGG CATGGATGCATGGAGACCCCCGGAAAGTGGTCTACCCAACAGACAGCTATGGGCAATTCTGTGGTCAGCAGGAGACTCCTAATGC AAATAAAGCCATATTATTTTACTTCAATATTTTACAATGTGCCAATCCTTCAGTCCTCATTAACCTCCAGTGCCCTACAACTCAG CTGTGTGTATCCAAGTGCCCAGACAGATTTGCCACATACATTGACATGCAATACAGCTACAGACGCAATAAGGGCTCCTGGGAATACTACAAGCAATTCTGCAAGCCGGGCTTCAACAACCCTGATAAG CCGATTTCTCAGGTACTCCGGGATGAAGATTGTCCCTCAATGATTGTGCCAAGCAGACCAT TTCTCCAGAGGTGCTTTCCTGATTTCATCACCAGAAATGGGACGTTAACTGTTGCCAACCAAACAAGCTTCAAAGATGGACATGGTAAAATCAGAAGCGTCGTCGACCTAAGAGATGCAGCCAA GCAGGAGAGGACAGTTTTATCTGG CAAAGTTACGGCCATGCAGCAAGGAACAGAAAG TGGCATCACCAGCTTGTTGGATGCGAAGGAAGTGGGCACCAAGATCTTTGAGGATTACGCCAGCTCGTGGTTTTGGATTCTAAT CGGTCTGGTGATCAGTATGCTGGTCAGCCTGGTCTTTATTCTGCTGCTGAGGTTTACCGCTGGCGTTCTCTTCTGGTTGGTTATCTTTGGAGTCATCGCGGCTGTGGGATATG GAATATGGCATTGTTACTGGGAGTACAGTTCACTTAAGGGAAAACCGGATTCAGATGTCACCATCTCAGACATTGGATTCCAGACTGACTTCCGGGTTTACCTGCAGTTGAGCCAAACCTGGCTTATATTCA TGACCTCCTTGGCTGTCATTGAAGCCATCATCATCTTAGTGCTGATATTCCTAAGGAACAGAGTTCGCATTGCCATTGCTCTTCTGAAAGAGGGCAGCAA GGCGATTGGCTGCATCATGTCAACACTCTTCTATCCCATCATCACCTTCCTGCTGCTGGCTCTCTGTATTGCATACTGGGCTGTTACAGCTGT TTTCCTGGCATCGTCTGGTGAGGCCGTATACAAAGTAATGTCAACACTACCCGACTGCAAATACACAAACCTCACCTGTGACCCAGAG ACCTTCAGCCAATCAAATGTGACTAAACTGTGTCCGGGCTCTCAATGCACATTTGCTTTCTATGGTGGGGAGAGTCTGTACCACCGCTACATCTTTGTGCTCCAGCTCTGCAATTTGCTGGTCTTCCTGTGGCTGGTGAATTTCACCATCGCTCTTGGCCAGTGCACCCTTGCTGGGGCTTTTGCCGCATATTACTGGGCCTTGAGGAAGCCGGCAGACATCCCACCATGCCCTTTGGCTTCATCATTTGGCAGGGCTTTAAG GTATCACACAGGCTCTCTGGCATTTGGAGCTTTGATTCTGTCCATTGTCCAGTTCATCCGGATTATTCTGGAGTATCTCGACCACAAACTGAAAG GTGCTCACAACGCATTCACACGCTTCCTGCTGTGCTGTCTCAAATGCTGTTTCTGGTGCCTCGAGCACTTCATCAAGTTCATGAACAGGAATGCTTACATTATG atttcaatATATGGGAAGAATTTCTGTACTTCAGCGAGAGATGCTTTCTTCCTGTTAATGAGGAATGTCATGAG AGTTGCTGTTCTGGACAAGGTGACTGATTTCCTGCTGTTTTTGGGCAAACTGTTGATCTCAGGGAGTGTGG GTGTCCTTGCATTCTTTTTCTTCACCCGCCAAATACCAGTAATCCAGGAAGAAGTGCCGTCATTAAATTACTATTGGGTCCCTCTACTG ACTGTGATATTTGGATCATATATGATTGCGCATGGATTCTTTAACGTCTATGCCATGTGTGTCGATACACTGTTCCTCTGCTTCT GTGAAGATCTAGAAAGGAACGATGGCAGTCCTTCTAAACCGTATTACATGCCTCCAGGCCTGCACAGGATACTGAACAAATCTGAGCAAGCAGGCAAAAAGTATGCGGTGTCCTGA
- the slc44a5b gene encoding choline transporter-like protein 5 isoform X3: MTRPKGGYYKGELGEPHKFDPTFRGPVHKRGCTDVLCCVIFVIVILGYIVLGTVAWMHGDPRKVVYPTDSYGQFCGQQETPNANKAILFYFNILQCANPSVLINLQCPTTQLCVSKCPDRFATYIDMQYSYRRNKGSWEYYKQFCKPGFNNPDKPISQVLRDEDCPSMIVPSRPFLQRCFPDFITRNGTLTVANQTSFKDGHGKIRSVVDLRDAANKVTAMQQGTESGITSLLDAKEVGTKIFEDYASSWFWILIGLVISMLVSLVFILLLRFTAGVLFWLVIFGVIAAVGYGIWHCYWEYSSLKGKPDSDVTISDIGFQTDFRVYLQLSQTWLIFMTSLAVIEAIIILVLIFLRNRVRIAIALLKEGSKAIGCIMSTLFYPIITFLLLALCIAYWAVTAVFLASSGEAVYKVMSTLPDCKYTNLTCDPETFSQSNVTKLCPGSQCTFAFYGGESLYHRYIFVLQLCNLLVFLWLVNFTIALGQCTLAGAFAAYYWALRKPADIPPCPLASSFGRALRYHTGSLAFGALILSIVQFIRIILEYLDHKLKGAHNAFTRFLLCCLKCCFWCLEHFIKFMNRNAYIMISIYGKNFCTSARDAFFLLMRNVMRVAVLDKVTDFLLFLGKLLISGSVGVLAFFFFTRQIPVIQEEVPSLNYYWVPLLTVIFGSYMIAHGFFNVYAMCVDTLFLCFLLDLEKNDGSATRPYYMCSSLRAILNKKNQKRPKETKRGRKQKKEQPKSRH; encoded by the exons ATGACCCGACCGAAAGGAGGATACTACAAAGGAGAATTGG GGGAGCCACACAAATTTGACCCCACATTCAGAGGACCTGTTCATAAAAG GGGCTGCACAGACGTGCTTTGCTGCGTGATCTTCGTCATCGTCATCCTCGGCTACATCGTTCTGGGAACAGTGG CATGGATGCATGGAGACCCCCGGAAAGTGGTCTACCCAACAGACAGCTATGGGCAATTCTGTGGTCAGCAGGAGACTCCTAATGC AAATAAAGCCATATTATTTTACTTCAATATTTTACAATGTGCCAATCCTTCAGTCCTCATTAACCTCCAGTGCCCTACAACTCAG CTGTGTGTATCCAAGTGCCCAGACAGATTTGCCACATACATTGACATGCAATACAGCTACAGACGCAATAAGGGCTCCTGGGAATACTACAAGCAATTCTGCAAGCCGGGCTTCAACAACCCTGATAAG CCGATTTCTCAGGTACTCCGGGATGAAGATTGTCCCTCAATGATTGTGCCAAGCAGACCAT TTCTCCAGAGGTGCTTTCCTGATTTCATCACCAGAAATGGGACGTTAACTGTTGCCAACCAAACAAGCTTCAAAGATGGACATGGTAAAATCAGAAGCGTCGTCGACCTAAGAGATGCAGCCAA CAAAGTTACGGCCATGCAGCAAGGAACAGAAAG TGGCATCACCAGCTTGTTGGATGCGAAGGAAGTGGGCACCAAGATCTTTGAGGATTACGCCAGCTCGTGGTTTTGGATTCTAAT CGGTCTGGTGATCAGTATGCTGGTCAGCCTGGTCTTTATTCTGCTGCTGAGGTTTACCGCTGGCGTTCTCTTCTGGTTGGTTATCTTTGGAGTCATCGCGGCTGTGGGATATG GAATATGGCATTGTTACTGGGAGTACAGTTCACTTAAGGGAAAACCGGATTCAGATGTCACCATCTCAGACATTGGATTCCAGACTGACTTCCGGGTTTACCTGCAGTTGAGCCAAACCTGGCTTATATTCA TGACCTCCTTGGCTGTCATTGAAGCCATCATCATCTTAGTGCTGATATTCCTAAGGAACAGAGTTCGCATTGCCATTGCTCTTCTGAAAGAGGGCAGCAA GGCGATTGGCTGCATCATGTCAACACTCTTCTATCCCATCATCACCTTCCTGCTGCTGGCTCTCTGTATTGCATACTGGGCTGTTACAGCTGT TTTCCTGGCATCGTCTGGTGAGGCCGTATACAAAGTAATGTCAACACTACCCGACTGCAAATACACAAACCTCACCTGTGACCCAGAG ACCTTCAGCCAATCAAATGTGACTAAACTGTGTCCGGGCTCTCAATGCACATTTGCTTTCTATGGTGGGGAGAGTCTGTACCACCGCTACATCTTTGTGCTCCAGCTCTGCAATTTGCTGGTCTTCCTGTGGCTGGTGAATTTCACCATCGCTCTTGGCCAGTGCACCCTTGCTGGGGCTTTTGCCGCATATTACTGGGCCTTGAGGAAGCCGGCAGACATCCCACCATGCCCTTTGGCTTCATCATTTGGCAGGGCTTTAAG GTATCACACAGGCTCTCTGGCATTTGGAGCTTTGATTCTGTCCATTGTCCAGTTCATCCGGATTATTCTGGAGTATCTCGACCACAAACTGAAAG GTGCTCACAACGCATTCACACGCTTCCTGCTGTGCTGTCTCAAATGCTGTTTCTGGTGCCTCGAGCACTTCATCAAGTTCATGAACAGGAATGCTTACATTATG atttcaatATATGGGAAGAATTTCTGTACTTCAGCGAGAGATGCTTTCTTCCTGTTAATGAGGAATGTCATGAG AGTTGCTGTTCTGGACAAGGTGACTGATTTCCTGCTGTTTTTGGGCAAACTGTTGATCTCAGGGAGTGTGG GTGTCCTTGCATTCTTTTTCTTCACCCGCCAAATACCAGTAATCCAGGAAGAAGTGCCGTCATTAAATTACTATTGGGTCCCTCTACTG ACTGTGATATTTGGATCATATATGATTGCGCATGGATTCTTTAACGTCTATGCCATGTGTGTCGATACACTGTTCCTCTGCTTCT
- the slc44a5b gene encoding choline transporter-like protein 5-B: protein MTRPKGGYYKGELGEPHKFDPTFRGPVHKRGCTDVLCCVIFVIVILGYIVLGTVAWMHGDPRKVVYPTDSYGQFCGQQETPNANKAILFYFNILQCANPSVLINLQCPTTQLCVSKCPDRFATYIDMQYSYRRNKGSWEYYKQFCKPGFNNPDKPISQVLRDEDCPSMIVPSRPFLQRCFPDFITRNGTLTVANQTSFKDGHGKIRSVVDLRDAANGITSLLDAKEVGTKIFEDYASSWFWILIGLVISMLVSLVFILLLRFTAGVLFWLVIFGVIAAVGYGIWHCYWEYSSLKGKPDSDVTISDIGFQTDFRVYLQLSQTWLIFMTSLAVIEAIIILVLIFLRNRVRIAIALLKEGSKAIGCIMSTLFYPIITFLLLALCIAYWAVTAVFLASSGEAVYKVMSTLPDCKYTNLTCDPETFSQSNVTKLCPGSQCTFAFYGGESLYHRYIFVLQLCNLLVFLWLVNFTIALGQCTLAGAFAAYYWALRKPADIPPCPLASSFGRALRYHTGSLAFGALILSIVQFIRIILEYLDHKLKGAHNAFTRFLLCCLKCCFWCLEHFIKFMNRNAYIMISIYGKNFCTSARDAFFLLMRNVMRVAVLDKVTDFLLFLGKLLISGSVGVLAFFFFTRQIPVIQEEVPSLNYYWVPLLTVIFGSYMIAHGFFNVYAMCVDTLFLCFLLDLEKNDGSATRPYYMCSSLRAILNKKNQKRPKETKRGRKQKKEQPKSRH, encoded by the exons ATGACCCGACCGAAAGGAGGATACTACAAAGGAGAATTGG GGGAGCCACACAAATTTGACCCCACATTCAGAGGACCTGTTCATAAAAG GGGCTGCACAGACGTGCTTTGCTGCGTGATCTTCGTCATCGTCATCCTCGGCTACATCGTTCTGGGAACAGTGG CATGGATGCATGGAGACCCCCGGAAAGTGGTCTACCCAACAGACAGCTATGGGCAATTCTGTGGTCAGCAGGAGACTCCTAATGC AAATAAAGCCATATTATTTTACTTCAATATTTTACAATGTGCCAATCCTTCAGTCCTCATTAACCTCCAGTGCCCTACAACTCAG CTGTGTGTATCCAAGTGCCCAGACAGATTTGCCACATACATTGACATGCAATACAGCTACAGACGCAATAAGGGCTCCTGGGAATACTACAAGCAATTCTGCAAGCCGGGCTTCAACAACCCTGATAAG CCGATTTCTCAGGTACTCCGGGATGAAGATTGTCCCTCAATGATTGTGCCAAGCAGACCAT TTCTCCAGAGGTGCTTTCCTGATTTCATCACCAGAAATGGGACGTTAACTGTTGCCAACCAAACAAGCTTCAAAGATGGACATGGTAAAATCAGAAGCGTCGTCGACCTAAGAGATGCAGCCAA TGGCATCACCAGCTTGTTGGATGCGAAGGAAGTGGGCACCAAGATCTTTGAGGATTACGCCAGCTCGTGGTTTTGGATTCTAAT CGGTCTGGTGATCAGTATGCTGGTCAGCCTGGTCTTTATTCTGCTGCTGAGGTTTACCGCTGGCGTTCTCTTCTGGTTGGTTATCTTTGGAGTCATCGCGGCTGTGGGATATG GAATATGGCATTGTTACTGGGAGTACAGTTCACTTAAGGGAAAACCGGATTCAGATGTCACCATCTCAGACATTGGATTCCAGACTGACTTCCGGGTTTACCTGCAGTTGAGCCAAACCTGGCTTATATTCA TGACCTCCTTGGCTGTCATTGAAGCCATCATCATCTTAGTGCTGATATTCCTAAGGAACAGAGTTCGCATTGCCATTGCTCTTCTGAAAGAGGGCAGCAA GGCGATTGGCTGCATCATGTCAACACTCTTCTATCCCATCATCACCTTCCTGCTGCTGGCTCTCTGTATTGCATACTGGGCTGTTACAGCTGT TTTCCTGGCATCGTCTGGTGAGGCCGTATACAAAGTAATGTCAACACTACCCGACTGCAAATACACAAACCTCACCTGTGACCCAGAG ACCTTCAGCCAATCAAATGTGACTAAACTGTGTCCGGGCTCTCAATGCACATTTGCTTTCTATGGTGGGGAGAGTCTGTACCACCGCTACATCTTTGTGCTCCAGCTCTGCAATTTGCTGGTCTTCCTGTGGCTGGTGAATTTCACCATCGCTCTTGGCCAGTGCACCCTTGCTGGGGCTTTTGCCGCATATTACTGGGCCTTGAGGAAGCCGGCAGACATCCCACCATGCCCTTTGGCTTCATCATTTGGCAGGGCTTTAAG GTATCACACAGGCTCTCTGGCATTTGGAGCTTTGATTCTGTCCATTGTCCAGTTCATCCGGATTATTCTGGAGTATCTCGACCACAAACTGAAAG GTGCTCACAACGCATTCACACGCTTCCTGCTGTGCTGTCTCAAATGCTGTTTCTGGTGCCTCGAGCACTTCATCAAGTTCATGAACAGGAATGCTTACATTATG atttcaatATATGGGAAGAATTTCTGTACTTCAGCGAGAGATGCTTTCTTCCTGTTAATGAGGAATGTCATGAG AGTTGCTGTTCTGGACAAGGTGACTGATTTCCTGCTGTTTTTGGGCAAACTGTTGATCTCAGGGAGTGTGG GTGTCCTTGCATTCTTTTTCTTCACCCGCCAAATACCAGTAATCCAGGAAGAAGTGCCGTCATTAAATTACTATTGGGTCCCTCTACTG ACTGTGATATTTGGATCATATATGATTGCGCATGGATTCTTTAACGTCTATGCCATGTGTGTCGATACACTGTTCCTCTGCTTCT
- the slc44a5b gene encoding choline transporter-like protein 5 isoform X5 — MTRPKGGYYKGELGEPHKFDPTFRGPVHKRGCTDVLCCVIFVIVILGYIVLGTVAWMHGDPRKVVYPTDSYGQFCGQQETPNANKAILFYFNILQCANPSVLINLQCPTTQLCVSKCPDRFATYIDMQYSYRRNKGSWEYYKQFCKPGFNNPDKPISQVLRDEDCPSMIVPSRPFLQRCFPDFITRNGTLTVANQTSFKDGHGKIRSVVDLRDAAKQERTVLSGGITSLLDAKEVGTKIFEDYASSWFWILIGLVISMLVSLVFILLLRFTAGVLFWLVIFGVIAAVGYGIWHCYWEYSSLKGKPDSDVTISDIGFQTDFRVYLQLSQTWLIFMTSLAVIEAIIILVLIFLRNRVRIAIALLKEGSKAIGCIMSTLFYPIITFLLLALCIAYWAVTAVFLASSGEAVYKVMSTLPDCKYTNLTCDPETFSQSNVTKLCPGSQCTFAFYGGESLYHRYIFVLQLCNLLVFLWLVNFTIALGQCTLAGAFAAYYWALRKPADIPPCPLASSFGRALRYHTGSLAFGALILSIVQFIRIILEYLDHKLKGAHNAFTRFLLCCLKCCFWCLEHFIKFMNRNAYIMISIYGKNFCTSARDAFFLLMRNVMRVAVLDKVTDFLLFLGKLLISGSVGVLAFFFFTRQIPVIQEEVPSLNYYWVPLLTVIFGSYMIAHGFFNVYAMCVDTLFLCFLLDLEKNDGSATRPYYMCSSLRAILNKKNQKRPKETKRGRKQKKEQPKSRH, encoded by the exons ATGACCCGACCGAAAGGAGGATACTACAAAGGAGAATTGG GGGAGCCACACAAATTTGACCCCACATTCAGAGGACCTGTTCATAAAAG GGGCTGCACAGACGTGCTTTGCTGCGTGATCTTCGTCATCGTCATCCTCGGCTACATCGTTCTGGGAACAGTGG CATGGATGCATGGAGACCCCCGGAAAGTGGTCTACCCAACAGACAGCTATGGGCAATTCTGTGGTCAGCAGGAGACTCCTAATGC AAATAAAGCCATATTATTTTACTTCAATATTTTACAATGTGCCAATCCTTCAGTCCTCATTAACCTCCAGTGCCCTACAACTCAG CTGTGTGTATCCAAGTGCCCAGACAGATTTGCCACATACATTGACATGCAATACAGCTACAGACGCAATAAGGGCTCCTGGGAATACTACAAGCAATTCTGCAAGCCGGGCTTCAACAACCCTGATAAG CCGATTTCTCAGGTACTCCGGGATGAAGATTGTCCCTCAATGATTGTGCCAAGCAGACCAT TTCTCCAGAGGTGCTTTCCTGATTTCATCACCAGAAATGGGACGTTAACTGTTGCCAACCAAACAAGCTTCAAAGATGGACATGGTAAAATCAGAAGCGTCGTCGACCTAAGAGATGCAGCCAA GCAGGAGAGGACAGTTTTATCTGG TGGCATCACCAGCTTGTTGGATGCGAAGGAAGTGGGCACCAAGATCTTTGAGGATTACGCCAGCTCGTGGTTTTGGATTCTAAT CGGTCTGGTGATCAGTATGCTGGTCAGCCTGGTCTTTATTCTGCTGCTGAGGTTTACCGCTGGCGTTCTCTTCTGGTTGGTTATCTTTGGAGTCATCGCGGCTGTGGGATATG GAATATGGCATTGTTACTGGGAGTACAGTTCACTTAAGGGAAAACCGGATTCAGATGTCACCATCTCAGACATTGGATTCCAGACTGACTTCCGGGTTTACCTGCAGTTGAGCCAAACCTGGCTTATATTCA TGACCTCCTTGGCTGTCATTGAAGCCATCATCATCTTAGTGCTGATATTCCTAAGGAACAGAGTTCGCATTGCCATTGCTCTTCTGAAAGAGGGCAGCAA GGCGATTGGCTGCATCATGTCAACACTCTTCTATCCCATCATCACCTTCCTGCTGCTGGCTCTCTGTATTGCATACTGGGCTGTTACAGCTGT TTTCCTGGCATCGTCTGGTGAGGCCGTATACAAAGTAATGTCAACACTACCCGACTGCAAATACACAAACCTCACCTGTGACCCAGAG ACCTTCAGCCAATCAAATGTGACTAAACTGTGTCCGGGCTCTCAATGCACATTTGCTTTCTATGGTGGGGAGAGTCTGTACCACCGCTACATCTTTGTGCTCCAGCTCTGCAATTTGCTGGTCTTCCTGTGGCTGGTGAATTTCACCATCGCTCTTGGCCAGTGCACCCTTGCTGGGGCTTTTGCCGCATATTACTGGGCCTTGAGGAAGCCGGCAGACATCCCACCATGCCCTTTGGCTTCATCATTTGGCAGGGCTTTAAG GTATCACACAGGCTCTCTGGCATTTGGAGCTTTGATTCTGTCCATTGTCCAGTTCATCCGGATTATTCTGGAGTATCTCGACCACAAACTGAAAG GTGCTCACAACGCATTCACACGCTTCCTGCTGTGCTGTCTCAAATGCTGTTTCTGGTGCCTCGAGCACTTCATCAAGTTCATGAACAGGAATGCTTACATTATG atttcaatATATGGGAAGAATTTCTGTACTTCAGCGAGAGATGCTTTCTTCCTGTTAATGAGGAATGTCATGAG AGTTGCTGTTCTGGACAAGGTGACTGATTTCCTGCTGTTTTTGGGCAAACTGTTGATCTCAGGGAGTGTGG GTGTCCTTGCATTCTTTTTCTTCACCCGCCAAATACCAGTAATCCAGGAAGAAGTGCCGTCATTAAATTACTATTGGGTCCCTCTACTG ACTGTGATATTTGGATCATATATGATTGCGCATGGATTCTTTAACGTCTATGCCATGTGTGTCGATACACTGTTCCTCTGCTTCT